Proteins from a single region of Flavobacterium sp. YJ01:
- a CDS encoding chloramphenicol acetyltransferase: protein MKTLLDLENWNRKEHFAHFKQMEEPFFGVTVEIDCTQAYQTAKSINASFFIFYLHKTLVAVNTIENFKYRISENQIYINDRVDASATIGREDGTFGFSLIEYHPDFKTFEEIAKTEIERIQNTTGLFTRSFDDHNLIHFSAIPWLNFSSITHARSFTYPDSCPKISFGKMITSETGKKTMSMAVYVHHGLMNGMHVGQFVDYFQELMNQ, encoded by the coding sequence ATGAAAACACTTTTAGATTTAGAAAATTGGAATAGAAAAGAGCATTTCGCCCATTTCAAACAAATGGAAGAGCCTTTTTTTGGCGTAACTGTAGAAATTGATTGCACTCAAGCGTATCAAACCGCCAAAAGTATAAATGCCTCTTTTTTTATTTTCTATTTGCATAAAACTTTAGTTGCTGTAAACACAATTGAAAACTTTAAGTATAGAATTTCTGAAAACCAAATTTACATTAACGATCGTGTTGATGCTTCGGCTACAATCGGGCGTGAAGATGGAACTTTCGGATTTTCATTAATCGAATATCATCCAGATTTTAAAACATTCGAAGAAATTGCAAAAACAGAAATCGAACGCATTCAAAACACAACGGGACTTTTTACAAGATCTTTTGATGATCATAATCTTATTCATTTTTCGGCAATTCCGTGGTTAAATTTTAGTTCCATTACTCATGCTCGCAGTTTTACATATCCAGACAGCTGTCCGAAAATTTCATTTGGAAAAATGATAACTTCCGAAACAGGAAAAAAAACCATGTCTATGGCGGTTTATGTACATCACGGTTTAATGAACGGAATGCATGTTGGTCAATTTGTAGATTATTTTCAAGAACTTATGAATCAATGA
- a CDS encoding bifunctional GNAT family N-acetyltransferase/carbon-nitrogen hydrolase family protein: MQAKINKVELRNLEIEDYKQLKKSMIESYPEMADSYWGSDDIERLLSIFPEGQLVILVDGKVVGSALSLIVDEKLVEKRHNYQQISGDYTFSTHNPNAEILYGIDVFIHPNYRGLRLGRRLYDARKELCEQLNLKAIVFAGRIPSYREHAKKMTPKNYIEKVRTKELYDPVLSFQLSNDFHVLRVIKNYLEGDEESKEFAVLLEWNNIYYEDSPKLINLKKNIIRLGLIQWQMRPLNNVEALFEQAEFFIDAVSGYGSDFALFPELFIAPLMADYNHLSEAEAIRELARHSDPIRKRFQEFAISYNINIITGSMPYLEGGNLYNVGFLCKRDGTSEMYTKIHITPNEVIHWGMKGGSQFKTFDTDCGKIGILICYDVEFPELSRLLADEGMNILFVPFLTDTQNGYTRVKHCSQARAIENECYVAIAGCVGNLPKVNNMDIQYAQSSVFTPSDFAFPSNGIKAEATPNTEMTLIVDVDLNLLKELHEHGSVKTLKDRRSDLYEIKKLNS; the protein is encoded by the coding sequence ATGCAGGCAAAAATTAATAAAGTCGAATTACGAAATTTAGAAATTGAAGACTATAAACAGCTGAAAAAATCAATGATTGAATCGTATCCTGAAATGGCCGATTCGTATTGGGGATCTGATGATATTGAAAGACTTCTTTCTATTTTCCCAGAAGGACAATTGGTTATTTTAGTGGATGGAAAAGTGGTCGGTTCTGCATTATCTCTCATTGTTGATGAAAAACTTGTAGAAAAAAGACATAATTACCAACAGATTAGTGGCGATTATACTTTCTCTACGCATAATCCAAATGCTGAAATCTTATACGGAATAGATGTTTTTATTCATCCAAACTATCGCGGTTTGCGTTTAGGACGTCGTTTATACGATGCTAGAAAAGAGCTTTGCGAACAATTGAATTTAAAAGCTATTGTTTTTGCAGGTCGAATTCCGAGTTATAGAGAGCATGCCAAAAAAATGACTCCAAAAAATTATATTGAAAAAGTACGAACCAAAGAATTATACGATCCGGTTCTTTCTTTTCAGTTGAGTAATGATTTTCACGTTTTGAGAGTCATCAAAAATTATTTGGAAGGTGATGAAGAATCAAAAGAATTTGCGGTTTTACTAGAATGGAATAATATCTATTATGAGGATAGTCCGAAACTTATTAATCTTAAAAAAAATATCATTCGTTTAGGATTAATACAATGGCAAATGCGTCCGCTGAATAATGTTGAAGCACTTTTCGAACAGGCAGAATTCTTTATCGATGCCGTTTCTGGTTATGGATCCGACTTTGCTTTATTTCCAGAATTGTTCATTGCGCCATTAATGGCAGATTACAATCATTTATCTGAAGCGGAAGCGATTCGCGAATTGGCTCGACACTCAGATCCAATTAGAAAGCGTTTTCAGGAATTTGCCATTTCTTACAATATCAATATTATTACCGGAAGTATGCCTTATCTGGAAGGTGGAAATTTGTACAATGTTGGTTTTTTATGCAAAAGAGATGGAACTTCAGAAATGTATACCAAAATTCATATTACGCCAAACGAAGTAATTCATTGGGGAATGAAAGGCGGATCTCAATTTAAAACCTTTGATACCGATTGTGGTAAAATTGGTATTTTAATTTGTTATGATGTCGAGTTTCCAGAACTTTCGAGACTTTTGGCAGATGAAGGAATGAATATTTTATTTGTTCCGTTTTTGACCGATACACAAAATGGATATACACGAGTAAAACACTGTTCGCAGGCGCGTGCCATCGAAAATGAGTGTTATGTAGCCATAGCAGGTTGCGTCGGAAATCTTCCAAAAGTAAATAATATGGATATTCAATACGCACAATCTTCTGTGTTTACTCCGTCTGATTTTGCTTTTCCTAGTAACGGAATAAAAGCAGAAGCAACTCCGAACACCGAAATGACCTTAATTGTTGATGTCGATTTGAACTTATTGAAAGAACTTCATGAACATGGTAGCGTTAAAACGTTAAAAGATCGTAGATCTGATTTGTATGAAATTAAAAAATTGAATTCATAA
- a CDS encoding DMT family transporter, whose product MKLTKPRLALICGILCISIFPILVKLRLTPGLISAFYRMFFAVILLLPYVIFSGNFKLPSLKFTLLATLCGVLFSSDVAVWNIAIQDSSATQASLLTNLSPVWVGIGSFLFLKSKPATNFWIGTIVSLFGMVTLVGFEFFIDLNFNQAFLFAVLSGILYSIYLLVSKNVLSEVDVLSFMTISLTASSIYLGILCYSLNQPFTGFSNAGWFVLILQAVICQLCAWLSISYATQHMRATRVSLSLLSQAVITSILAWLFLEEQITLQMVFGGIVLLFGIRITFYDKTISLKGLFYKN is encoded by the coding sequence ATGAAACTCACCAAACCAAGATTAGCTTTAATCTGCGGTATCCTTTGCATCTCGATTTTCCCGATATTGGTAAAATTACGTTTAACACCAGGATTAATTTCGGCTTTTTACCGAATGTTTTTTGCGGTAATTCTGTTATTACCATATGTCATTTTTAGTGGCAACTTTAAGCTTCCGAGTTTAAAATTTACACTTTTGGCGACGCTTTGTGGCGTTTTATTTTCTTCTGATGTTGCTGTTTGGAATATTGCAATTCAAGATTCAAGCGCAACGCAGGCATCTCTGCTAACGAATTTATCTCCGGTTTGGGTTGGAATTGGTTCTTTTTTATTCTTAAAATCAAAACCTGCAACTAATTTCTGGATTGGTACAATCGTTTCATTATTCGGAATGGTAACTTTGGTTGGTTTTGAATTTTTTATTGATTTAAATTTCAATCAAGCATTTCTATTTGCGGTTTTATCTGGAATCTTATATTCAATTTATCTTTTAGTCAGTAAAAATGTGCTTTCAGAAGTTGATGTTCTTTCGTTTATGACGATAAGTTTAACCGCTTCTAGCATTTACTTAGGAATTCTGTGTTATTCATTAAACCAACCTTTTACAGGATTTTCAAATGCTGGCTGGTTTGTTCTCATCCTTCAAGCAGTTATTTGTCAATTGTGTGCTTGGCTTTCGATTAGTTATGCCACACAACACATGCGTGCAACTAGAGTTTCATTGAGTTTATTGAGTCAAGCTGTAATTACCTCAATTTTAGCTTGGTTGTTTTTGGAAGAACAAATAACTTTACAGATGGTTTTCGGCGGAATCGTTTTACTTTTCGGAATCCGAATTACGTTTTACGACAAAACGATTTCTTTGAAAGGGCTTTTTTATAAGAACTAA
- a CDS encoding ferritin, which produces MLSKNIESALNKQIRIEAESSQTYLSMACWAEVHGLEGIAQFMYTQSDEERAHMLKLVKFVNERGGHAQITDLKAPRISYSTFKEMFEELYNHELFVSKSINELVHITFEEKDYATHNFLQWYVSEQIEEEATAKSILDKINLIGEDKGGLYLFDRDIQQLTVTSSIAINPK; this is translated from the coding sequence ATGCTATCAAAAAATATTGAATCGGCTTTAAATAAGCAAATTAGAATAGAAGCAGAATCTTCACAAACTTACCTTTCTATGGCTTGTTGGGCTGAAGTACACGGATTGGAGGGAATCGCTCAATTTATGTATACACAGTCAGACGAAGAGCGTGCACACATGCTTAAATTGGTAAAATTCGTAAACGAACGTGGAGGTCACGCTCAAATTACAGATTTAAAAGCGCCTAGAATAAGTTATTCTACCTTTAAAGAAATGTTTGAAGAGCTTTATAATCATGAACTTTTTGTTTCTAAATCTATTAACGAATTGGTACACATTACCTTTGAAGAAAAAGATTATGCAACACATAATTTCTTACAATGGTATGTTTCTGAGCAAATCGAAGAAGAAGCTACAGCTAAATCAATTTTGGATAAAATTAACCTGATTGGTGAAGATAAAGGCGGACTTTACTTGTTTGACCGTGATATTCAGCAATTAACGGTTACTAGTTCTATTGCAATTAATCCAAAATAA
- the ssb gene encoding single-stranded DNA-binding protein, with translation MKNRVQLIGNVGNNPEIKTLESGKKLAHLTIATNEHYKNDRGERVEKTEWHRVTAWDKTAEIIEKYVVKGKEVAIDGKLTHRSYDDKNGEKRYVTEVVVNEILLLSK, from the coding sequence ATGAAAAACAGAGTGCAATTAATTGGAAATGTAGGTAACAACCCAGAAATTAAGACTTTAGAAAGCGGGAAAAAATTGGCTCATTTAACGATTGCCACAAATGAGCATTACAAAAATGACAGAGGAGAAAGGGTAGAAAAAACAGAATGGCATCGTGTAACGGCATGGGACAAGACGGCCGAGATTATTGAAAAATATGTAGTAAAAGGAAAAGAAGTTGCTATTGATGGAAAGTTAACTCACAGAAGTTACGATGATAAAAATGGAGAAAAACGTTATGTAACTGAAGTTGTGGTAAATGAAATATTACTTCTAAGTAAATAA
- a CDS encoding HAD family hydrolase yields MLHKTKIPNLKVIAFDADDTLFVNEPYFQETEHKFCALMEDYLSHQGISQELFKIEIANLSLYGYGIKGYILSMIEAAMNISNKTIPVEVIEKIIQYGKELLEKPIELLDGVEETLQSLHGKYKLVVATKGDLKDQQSKLHRSGLGHYFHHIEVMSDKQEIDYEKLIGRLDIQAHEFLMIGNSLKSDVLPVLGIGGYAVHIPFHTTWEHEKINHTIEHEHFSSFETIAEVVPNLL; encoded by the coding sequence ATGTTACATAAAACTAAAATACCAAATCTAAAAGTAATCGCATTTGATGCCGATGATACTTTATTTGTAAACGAACCTTATTTTCAGGAAACAGAACATAAATTTTGTGCTTTGATGGAAGATTATCTTTCGCATCAAGGCATTTCGCAAGAATTATTCAAAATTGAAATTGCCAATCTGTCTTTGTACGGGTACGGAATCAAAGGTTATATTCTTTCTATGATTGAGGCGGCAATGAACATTTCGAACAAAACAATTCCAGTTGAAGTTATCGAAAAAATCATTCAATACGGAAAAGAATTACTTGAAAAACCAATCGAATTATTAGACGGAGTTGAAGAAACTCTTCAGTCTTTGCACGGAAAATACAAATTGGTTGTCGCAACAAAAGGCGATTTAAAAGATCAGCAAAGCAAATTGCATCGTTCTGGTTTAGGGCATTATTTTCATCATATCGAAGTGATGTCAGACAAACAGGAAATTGATTACGAAAAACTTATTGGTCGTTTAGATATTCAAGCACACGAGTTTCTGATGATTGGAAACTCATTAAAATCTGATGTTCTGCCTGTTTTAGGAATTGGCGGTTATGCCGTTCATATTCCGTTTCACACCACTTGGGAACACGAAAAAATTAATCATACCATAGAACACGAGCATTTTAGTTCATTTGAAACTATTGCAGAAGTGGTTCCGAATTTATTATAA
- a CDS encoding DUF2461 domain-containing protein encodes MKNENIIPKSSLDFLVQLKENNNKPWFEANKPQYLIELNHIENFAGALLKELSKTDVLENTSGKKSVYRIYRDIRFSKDKTPFKHYWGGSYTRATAARRGGYYFHLEKGNSFFAGGFWGPNTADLKRIRTEFAQDPETFQKILNSKSFVKNFGTLQGEQLKTKPKDFDANHPAIDLLRFKQFLVIKRFTDEEVLSPQFLDRALDAFVNMRPFFDYMSEVLTTDSNGVSIL; translated from the coding sequence ATGAAAAACGAAAATATAATACCTAAATCAAGTCTTGATTTTTTGGTTCAACTAAAAGAAAACAATAATAAACCTTGGTTCGAAGCCAACAAACCGCAATATTTAATCGAATTAAATCATATTGAGAATTTTGCTGGAGCTTTGTTAAAAGAACTTTCTAAAACGGACGTTTTAGAAAATACTTCGGGTAAAAAAAGCGTTTACAGAATATATCGTGATATTCGTTTTTCTAAAGACAAAACTCCTTTTAAACATTATTGGGGCGGAAGTTATACTCGTGCAACCGCTGCAAGACGTGGAGGTTATTATTTTCACTTAGAAAAAGGAAATAGCTTTTTTGCCGGAGGTTTCTGGGGACCAAATACTGCCGACTTAAAACGGATAAGAACAGAATTTGCTCAAGATCCTGAAACTTTCCAGAAAATTTTAAATTCGAAATCTTTCGTCAAGAATTTCGGAACTCTACAAGGCGAACAACTCAAAACAAAGCCGAAGGATTTCGATGCAAATCATCCAGCGATTGATTTGCTTCGATTCAAACAATTTTTGGTCATAAAACGTTTTACAGATGAAGAAGTTCTAAGTCCACAGTTTCTTGATCGAGCTTTGGATGCATTTGTAAACATGCGACCTTTTTTTGATTATATGAGCGAAGTTCTGACGACTGACAGTAATGGAGTTTCTATTTTATAA
- a CDS encoding M28 family peptidase: MRKNQTSILAIACVLALLGIIYATMMPQGISKDDEALAEFSTERALNQVEIMAQKPHYVGSTNHELVANYLKLELNRIGLETSVQEGFTLNDRGLLVKSKNILARIKGTNNTKALLLLSHYDSAPHSFSKGASDDASGVATILEGVRAFLYSKHPQKNDIIILFSDAEELGLNGAALFVNQHPWAKDVGLVLNFEARGTSGPSYMLMETNKGNEALVKAFSDAKTSYPVSNSLMYSIYKMLPNDTDLTVFREQGNIQGFNFAFIDGHFNYHTQQDDVQHLNKTTLAHQGTYMMPLLKYLTNIDLTKTESTEDNVYFSAPFSFISYPFSWVMPMTLIAFGLLVLFLFVGKVKRIISFREVFKGFVPLLGSIIIAGLVTFLGWKLVLEIYPQYSDLLNGFTYNGHAYIGAFVTLSIAICFAFYHHFSEAKITMNHFVAPLLLWIIINAYLANSLTGAGFLIIPVYFGILLFGIFVFTQHYSLGMNLIFSIPALAIIAPFIVMFPIGLGLKILFGSAVLTVLLFGLLLPIFGAFARKGAWIVVFFLASISFFIYAGYHSGYEYGKAKSNSLLYILNGDNNSASWATYDTNLDEWTKSYLGEKNQKAVGLNTLPLASKYNTTFTYSAIAPVVDVPKPTVQFLRDSVIGNNRYLKIKITPNRKVNRYDIYANPKMTFYNFKANGVATSGEKGNRLQREDSKILCYYVVGNEPLVMDFYIQKSSLFDMDLIESSFDLMSNSLLNVKPRENWMMPTPFVLNDAMLIHQKIKRYTAPPKPIEPVVIKDSLNVLNDTIKPVIKPE, translated from the coding sequence ATGAGAAAAAACCAAACCTCAATTCTAGCCATTGCCTGTGTTTTAGCTTTACTTGGCATTATATACGCCACGATGATGCCGCAAGGAATTTCAAAAGACGATGAAGCTCTTGCCGAATTCTCTACCGAAAGAGCCTTAAATCAGGTTGAGATTATGGCGCAGAAGCCTCATTACGTCGGATCAACAAATCACGAGCTGGTTGCTAATTATCTAAAACTAGAATTGAACAGAATTGGTCTAGAAACGAGTGTTCAGGAAGGTTTTACTCTAAACGACAGAGGTCTTTTAGTAAAGTCAAAAAACATTTTGGCGCGAATTAAAGGAACAAATAATACAAAAGCGCTTTTACTTCTTTCTCATTATGACAGCGCTCCGCATTCTTTCTCAAAAGGTGCAAGTGACGATGCTTCTGGAGTTGCCACAATTTTAGAAGGAGTTCGTGCTTTTTTATACTCAAAACATCCACAAAAAAATGACATCATTATTTTATTTTCTGATGCTGAAGAATTAGGTTTAAATGGTGCTGCTTTGTTTGTAAATCAGCATCCTTGGGCAAAAGACGTTGGTTTAGTTTTAAACTTTGAAGCTCGCGGAACTTCTGGTCCAAGTTATATGTTAATGGAAACCAATAAAGGAAATGAAGCTTTGGTTAAAGCATTCTCAGATGCTAAAACTTCTTATCCAGTTTCAAACTCCTTGATGTACAGCATTTATAAAATGCTTCCAAATGATACCGATTTGACTGTTTTTAGAGAACAAGGAAATATCCAGGGTTTTAATTTCGCTTTTATTGATGGTCATTTCAATTATCACACACAGCAAGATGACGTACAGCATTTAAACAAAACCACTTTGGCGCATCAAGGCACTTACATGATGCCTTTGCTAAAATACCTGACAAACATTGATTTAACTAAAACAGAATCTACAGAAGATAATGTTTATTTCAGTGCTCCATTTTCATTCATCAGTTATCCTTTTTCTTGGGTAATGCCAATGACTTTAATCGCTTTTGGACTTTTGGTTTTATTCCTTTTTGTTGGAAAAGTAAAAAGAATTATCTCTTTCAGAGAAGTTTTTAAAGGTTTTGTTCCGCTTTTAGGTTCTATTATTATTGCCGGTTTAGTTACCTTTTTAGGATGGAAACTGGTTTTAGAAATTTATCCGCAATATTCTGATCTTTTAAACGGATTTACTTATAATGGTCATGCTTACATTGGTGCTTTTGTGACTTTGAGTATTGCGATTTGTTTTGCTTTCTATCACCATTTTTCTGAGGCAAAAATCACAATGAACCATTTCGTAGCGCCTTTGCTACTTTGGATTATAATTAATGCTTATTTAGCGAATAGTTTAACGGGCGCAGGTTTCTTAATTATTCCTGTTTATTTCGGAATTCTATTATTCGGAATATTTGTCTTCACACAGCATTACAGTTTAGGAATGAATTTAATTTTCAGCATTCCTGCTTTGGCAATTATTGCGCCTTTTATCGTGATGTTTCCAATTGGTTTAGGTCTTAAAATTTTGTTTGGAAGCGCTGTTCTAACCGTTTTACTTTTCGGATTATTATTGCCAATCTTTGGAGCATTTGCCAGAAAAGGCGCTTGGATAGTAGTTTTCTTTCTAGCTTCTATTTCATTTTTTATTTATGCAGGTTATCATTCTGGTTATGAATACGGAAAAGCAAAATCTAATAGTTTATTATACATTTTAAATGGTGATAATAATTCTGCCTCTTGGGCAACTTACGACACCAATTTAGACGAATGGACTAAATCTTATTTAGGAGAAAAAAATCAAAAAGCGGTTGGTTTAAATACGCTTCCGCTTGCAAGCAAATACAATACAACTTTTACCTATAGCGCAATTGCACCTGTTGTTGATGTTCCAAAACCGACAGTTCAGTTTTTAAGAGACAGTGTTATTGGAAATAATAGGTATTTAAAAATCAAAATTACTCCAAACAGAAAAGTTAATCGATACGATATTTACGCAAATCCAAAAATGACGTTTTATAACTTCAAAGCAAATGGAGTTGCCACTTCTGGAGAAAAGGGAAATCGTCTACAAAGAGAAGACAGCAAAATTTTGTGCTATTATGTTGTGGGCAACGAACCGCTTGTAATGGATTTCTACATTCAAAAATCATCTCTTTTTGATATGGATTTAATTGAAAGTTCATTTGATTTGATGAGTAATTCGTTATTGAACGTAAAACCAAGAGAAAACTGGATGATGCCGACACCTTTTGTCTTAAATGATGCGATGTTAATACATCAAAAAATAAAAAGATATACAGCTCCTCCAAAACCGATTGAGCCAGTAGTTATTAAAGACAGTTTGAATGTATTAAATGACACCATAAAACCTGTTATAAAACCAGAATAG
- a CDS encoding OmpA family protein — translation MKKIVMTLAFALALTGVNAQTESNGGFNKWSIEFAGGLTKPQRPFTAGYSTATPSPWVGDLGVRYMFNNKFGLKADFGYNSFTAKNNSLDFDSKYYRVDLQAVANLGRIMNFETWTNTFGLLGHAGFGYAQLRSDNFKGADEMGNFIAGVTGQIRLSNRVALTGDFSTILNASQDRTFDGASVEGNRGFSGLLFNGTIGLNVYLGKNTKHADWTVTSNDIIDTSALENKIADLEAQIKKIPAQKEVVIEKQVSNPQPTDNDLIKRMINDKYYSVYFDFNKTTPIENSTAAIDVVLNYLRKNPSASLDLVGYADQVGKADYNERLSNTRANNVKTIFEQAGIASSRLNVIANGADTSIKKDSDEARRLARRVTFIVK, via the coding sequence ATGAAAAAAATTGTAATGACTCTTGCATTTGCCCTTGCGTTAACAGGAGTGAATGCGCAAACAGAAAGCAATGGCGGATTTAACAAATGGTCGATAGAATTTGCTGGTGGTTTGACAAAACCTCAACGTCCTTTTACTGCAGGATATTCTACAGCCACTCCAAGTCCTTGGGTTGGTGATTTAGGAGTACGTTATATGTTTAACAACAAATTTGGTTTAAAAGCTGATTTTGGATACAACAGTTTTACAGCAAAAAACAATTCTTTAGATTTTGATTCAAAATACTATAGAGTAGATTTACAAGCTGTTGCAAACTTAGGCCGTATTATGAACTTTGAAACGTGGACTAATACATTTGGTTTATTAGGTCACGCAGGTTTTGGGTATGCTCAATTAAGAAGTGATAATTTTAAAGGCGCAGATGAAATGGGTAATTTCATTGCGGGTGTAACTGGACAAATTCGTTTATCAAACAGAGTGGCATTGACTGGTGATTTCTCAACTATTTTAAATGCATCGCAAGATCGTACTTTCGATGGAGCAAGTGTTGAAGGAAATAGAGGTTTTTCTGGATTGCTTTTTAATGGTACAATCGGGTTAAATGTTTACTTAGGCAAAAACACAAAACATGCTGATTGGACAGTAACTTCAAATGATATTATTGATACTTCAGCTCTAGAAAACAAAATAGCAGATCTTGAAGCACAAATCAAAAAAATTCCTGCTCAAAAAGAAGTAGTAATTGAAAAACAAGTTAGTAATCCACAGCCAACTGATAATGATTTGATTAAAAGAATGATCAATGACAAATATTACAGTGTTTATTTTGATTTCAATAAAACAACTCCTATTGAAAACTCAACTGCGGCAATCGATGTTGTTTTAAATTATCTAAGAAAAAATCCTTCTGCTTCTCTTGATTTAGTAGGTTACGCTGATCAAGTTGGAAAAGCAGATTATAATGAAAGACTTTCTAACACTAGAGCAAATAATGTAAAAACTATTTTTGAACAAGCTGGAATCGCTTCTTCTCGTTTGAATGTTATTGCAAATGGTGCAGATACATCAATTAAGAAAGATTCTGATGAAGCTAGAAGATTAGCTAGAAGAGTTACTTTTATTGTAAAGTAA